In the Gemmatimonadota bacterium genome, TCGTCTCGAGCTACCTCGCGATCGCGGTCCTCCTGCGGTATGTCTCCAAGCGCGGCTACGGCATCTTCGCCGTGTATCGCTTCGTGCTCGGCGCCGTGATCATCGGCCTGATCATCACGCGAGGCGGGTGGTGACCTGGCTGGGTCTCGATGGCGTGACGCTCGCGGCGCGCCTCGGGCTACCGCGGGTCGAGGCCGTCGGCGTGCTCGGCTCGACCATGGATGCGGCGCACGAGCTGGCGGCCGGGGGGGCACCCGCCGGGACGCTCGTGGTCGCCGAGGAGCAGTCGGCCGGGCGCGGTCGTGGCGGACGCGTCTGGACCTCAGGACCGGGGGCCGGGCTCTGGATGACGCTCGTTGAGCGGCCGCGCAGCGCCGACGGCATCGACGTCCTGAGCTTGCGCGTCGGGCTGCGGCTCGCGCCGGTGCTCGAGCGCTGGACCGTCGCGCCCATCCGGCTGAAGTGGCCCAACGACCTCTACGTCGACAGGCGCAAGCTCGCTGGTGTGCTCATCGAGGCGAGATGGCGTGGTGCGCATCCCGATTGGGTCGCGATCGGACTCGGCCTCAACCTCGTCGCACCGCCGGACCTCGCCGCGGCCGCCCTCCTCGGCGCGCGAGCGGAGACCGTGCTCGCCGAGGTCGTGCCGGCGCTGCGAGCCGCGGCCTTCGCGCACGGGCCGTTGTCCACCGGGGAACTCGCCGAGTTCGCCCGGCGTGATCTGGCGATGGGGCAGCGCGTCTCCTCTCCAGCGGAAGGGCTCGTCCGCGGGATCTCGTCGGCCGGCGAACTCCTCGTCGAGACCGATTCCGGCATCACCCCGCATCGCGCGGGCTCGCTCGTCTTCGCCATCAGCTGAGGCCTTTCCCACATGCTCCTCGTCGCGGACGTCGGCAACACCGAGACCACGCTCGGCCTCTGCCATGGTGAGGTCGTCACCGACCACTGGCGCATCACCACCGACGCGCAACGGACGCCGGACGAGGTGCTTCTCGTCCTCCGCGGGCTCCTGAAGGCGAACAACGTGCCTCTCGAGCAAGTGACGGCGTCCGCCATCGGCTCCGTGGTCCCCGGTGTCACCGGCGCGCTCGTCGAGGCCGCGGCGAAGCTGACCGGCAACCAGCCGGTCGTCGTGGATGCGCGCTCCAAGCTCGGCATCACGCTCGCGGTCGACGAGCCGATGACCGTCGGGGCGGATCGGATCATCAACACGCTCGCCGCGAGCCGCATCTATCGCGTCGATTGCATCGTCGTCGACCTCGGGACAGCGACCACGTATGACTGCATCACCGCCGACGGCGTCTTCTTGGGGGGCGTGATCCAGCCTGGCGTGCGAACCTCGGCCGAGACGCTGTTCCGCCGCACGTCGAAGCTCCCAGCGACCGAGCTCGTCGCACCGCGCAAGGCGATCGGCACGCGCACCGAGGAGTGCATCCGAGCGGGGGTGGTCTTCGGGGCCGCGGATTCGCTCGACGGGATCGTGCGCCGCATCAAGCGGGACTGGCCGCGGGACCAGGTGCCGAAGGTCGTCGCGACGGGCGGTCTCGCGGCGGTGATCAAGCCCTATTGCAGCGAGATCGAACTCATCGAGCCCGATCTCACGCTGCACGGGCTGCGCATGGCGTACGACCTGCTCACGAGCCGCTGAAGAGCGCGTCCACGCGGTCGTAGCCGCAGGGCAGGGTGATGCCCTCGGCCGTCGCCCCGGCGCGGAGCAGCGCCTCGACCGACTCCGGCGTGCGCCGGTCGGTCCAGTACGAATCGGTGCAGGCCTTCACGGCGAGCATCAGGGGCGTCCGGTCACGGCCGTCGCGGGCGTTCGGGTCCGCGCCCGCGGCGAGCAACGCACGAACGGCGGCGGGACGGCTGCGCCAGGCGGCCGCGTGCAAGGCGGTGCACAGGGGCGCGAGGTCGTAGTATCCGTACCCCGGCCCGAACCGCGCGTCGACGGGCAGTCCCAGCTCCAGGAGGAGACGCAGGCCGGTGCTGTTGCCGTTGGCCGCGAACCGGACGAGTACCGCCGCGGACATCGCATGCACCGCGTCGACCGCGGCAGGCATCGTCTCGACGATGGTCCGCACCGCCGGGGCGTGGCCCCGCGCACAGGCCGCGAGCAGGGCGTCACCGCCAGTGATCCGCAACTGGATGCCGCGCCGCGCCATCGCGTCGAGCACATCACCGCGGCCGAGCCGCGCCGCGAGTGTCACAGCGTCCACGTCATGGAATGCCCGGTGGGGATCGGCGCCGTGATCGAGCAGGGATTGCACGATCTCGAGGTCGTTGTCACGGGCGAGTGCGTGGTGCAGGATGCTCGGCGACCACCGCGTCGGCCGCGTCGCATCGGCGCCGTGGTCAAGCAGCCATCGGACCCCGCGCACGTCATGCCAATCGCACTTGCGAAGCAGGAGCGTGGCCAGCGTGTCCGGGGTGCAGCGTCCGCTCTCGACGAGGGCGTGCATCGGTCCGTTCTCGTAGCCCTCGGGCGTATGGTATGCGACCTCGTCGTCGTTCGGATCGGCGCCGTGGGCGAGCAGGAGTCGCGCGAGTTCGAGGTGCCCGGCCAGGGCGGCTGCGCCGTAGAGCGCGGAACGGAAATCGGTCCCCGGGTCCGCCTTCGGGTCACGGAACCCGGTGTTGGCGTCGGCACCGGCCTCCAGCAGCGCGCTTGCGGCGTCCACGAAGTCGCGGTCCGGTCGGTCAGGCGCATCCAAGAACGTCGAGAAGCACAGATAGGTGAGCGGGTCCCACTGGAACGGCCCACCCAGCCCTGTTGGTGCCGTCGTGCCGCTGGCGAGGGCCGCGCGGACGGTGACCGCATCGCCGAGCGCCGCGGCGAGGTGGAGGGAAGCCGTCGCCTCACGCGCAGCGCGACCCAGTGCCTCCCGGGCCTTCGCCCTCGCCGCTGCGCGATCGCCGTCTCGAGGCGATGTGATCGCGCGGAGGACCAGGTCAGCGGGGCCAGCGAACGGGCGTGACGACATGACGCGCTAAGCTACGGCGCGGCGGACGCGCGGCCAAGCAGCGGCGCCGCGTGAGGCGGGGAGCGCGAGGGAAGCAGCGGCGCTGCGCCGTCCTCGCAGCGTCGGCGGCCCGTCATCTTGGCGGCAGTCTCGTCCAAGATGGCGCGAAACGGTCGGCCGGAACGGCAGGCGAGACTAGCAGTGTAACCGTATCGCATACATATACTTATGTCGTTCAGGCATTCGGGGGATCGGGGGTTGTCTGGCCCGGCGCTTGATCGTACCTTAGGATGTTGTTAGCACTCCAGCTCCGTGAGTGCCAACGTGGTTCTCATCACTCCAACCCTAGCACGAGGATCGATATCCATGGCAGCGAAGACTGCAGCCGCGAACAAGGTCGCGCCGCTCTCCGACCGTGTGGTCGTGAAGGCGATCGAGGAAACCGAGCAGATGCGCGGTGGCCTGTACATCCCCGACACGGCGAAGGAGAAGCCGCAGCAGGGTGAGGTGATCGCCGTGGGCCCGGGCCGCACCGAGGACGGCAAGCGCGTCCCGATGGAAGTGAAGGCCGGCGACAAGGTCCTCTACGGCAAGTACTCGGGCACCGAGGTCACGATCGAGGGCGAGCAGCTCCTGATCCTGCGCGAGTCCGACATCCTCGCCGTCGTCAACTAACTCCATCATCCAGAGGGATCCACACATGGCAGCGAAGGAACTCCATTTCAACGTCGACGCGCGCGCGGCACTCAAGCGCGGCGTCGATCAGCTCGCCGAGGCGGTGAAGGTCACCCTCGGTCCCAAGGGCCGCAACGTCGTCATCGACAAGAAGTTCGGCGCCCCGACCGTCACCAAGGACGGCGTGACCGTCGCGAAGGAGATCGAGCTGGCCGACCCGATCGAGAACATGGGCGCCCAGATGGTGAAGGAAGTGGCGACCAAGACGTCCGACCTCGCCGGCGACGGCACGACGACCGCGACGGTGCTCGCGCAGGCGATCTTCCGCGAAGGCCTCAAGAACGTGACGGCCGGCGCGAATCCGATGGCCATCAAGCGCGGCGTCGACAAGGCGGTCAGCGCGATCGTCGAGGAGCTCAAGAAGCTCTCCGTCCCGACGTCGGGCAAGAAGGAGATCGCGCAGGTCGGCACCATCTCGGCGAACAACGACCCCGAGATCGGCAACCTGATCAGCGAAGCGATGGAGAAGGTCGGCAAGGACGGCGTCATCACGGTCGAGGAGGCCAAAGGCCTCGAGACCACGCTCGAGACGGTCGACGGCATGCAGTTCGACCGCGGCTACCTCTCGCCGTACTTCATCACCGATCCGGAGAAGATGGAAGCCGTCCTCGAGGACGCCTACATCCTCATTCATGACAAGAAGATCGGCTCCATGAAGGACCTGCTCCCGGTGCTCGAGAAGGTCGCGCAGACCGGCAAGCCGCTCCTGATCATCGCCGAGGACATCGAGGGCGAGGCCCTCGCCACGATCGTCGTCAACAAGCTGCGCGGCACGCTCCGCGTCTGCGCCGTGAAGGCGCCGGGCTTCGGCGACCGTCGCAAGGCGATGCTCGAGGACATCGCGGTCCTCACCAAGGGCAACGTCATCTCCGAGGAAGTCGGCTTCAAGCTCGAGAACGCCGTGATCACCGACCTCGGCCGCGCCAAGCGCATCGTCGTCGACAAGGACAACACGACGGTCATCGACGGCCACGGCGACGACGACAAGATCAAGGGGCGCATCAAGGAGATCGAGGTCGCGGTCGAGAAGTCGACGAGCGACTACGACAAGGAGAAGCTCCAGGAGCGCAAGGCGAAGCTCGCGGGCGGCGTGGCGGTGATCAACGTCGGCGCGGCGACCGAGAGCGAGATGAAGGAGAAGAAGGCGCGCGTCGAGGATGCGCTCCATGCGACCCGTGCTGCGGTCGAGGAGGGCATCGTCCCGGGCGGCGGCGTGGCGCTCATCCGCGCGCAGGCCGCGCTCAAGGGCATCAAGCTCGACCATGACGAGCAGATCGGCGTCGACATCATCCGTCGCGCCGTCGAGGAGCCCATCCGCATGATCGTCCAGAACGCCGGCGGCGAGGGCTCGATCGTCGTCGAGAAGGTCCGCGCGTCGAAGGACAAGAACTTCGGCTACAACGCCTTCTCCGACACCTACGAGGACCTCGTCCTCGCCGGCGTCATCGACCCGACGAAGGTGACCCGCACGGCGCTCCAGAATGCCGCGTCGATCGCCTCGCTCCTCCTCACCACCGAGTGCCTCATCGTGGAGAAGAAGGAGAAGGAGTCCGCTGCCCCGGCCGCGCCGGGCGGTGGCATGGGCGGGATGTACTAAGGCAGAACGAAGCAGGCAGTACGAAGAGCGGCCCGACCGGATTCCGGTCGGGCCGCTCCTTGCGTTCGCGCCACGGGTCGCTGCCGTCGTGGTGCGATCAGTTCTTCGGCAGCACCGCGTTCGCCCGCTCAGCGGAGTCCACGCCCTCCACGACGCGCTCGATCAGGCCCGAGCCGATGTCGTAGACCCAGCCGTGCAGCATCGGGCGGCGACCGCGGGACCACGCGTCCTGGATGATCGACGTCCGGCTCAGCACACCCACCTGCTGCATCACGTTCAGGTGAGACAGACGGTGCAGGCGCTCCTCGTGGTCCTTCGTCGCGTCGAGTTCGGTCCGGTGCCACCGGATGATGTCACGGATGTCCGACAGCCAATGGTCGATCAGGCCGTTGGACAACGGTCCCTCGGCGGCTTTGAGGGCACCGCAGTTCGAGTGGCCGCACACGATGACATGCTCCACGTCCAGCACGTTCACCGCGAACTGCACCACCGACAGCACGTTCAGGTCCGTCTCCCACACTTGATTGCCGATGTTGCGGTGCACGAACATCTCGCCCGGGAGCGCACCCGTCATCAGTTCGAGGGGCACGCGGCTGTCCGAGCATCCGATCACGAGGTAGTGCGGCGTCTGCGCCGCCTCGCGCTTCGCGAAGAAATTCGGGTCCTCCTTCACCATCTCCTGCGCCCACTCGACGTTGTTCTGCAACAGCTTCTGGTAGTACTTCACGGGGCCTTCCGGGGTGAGGTCGGGTCAGTGTGCGCCAGCGGCGAGCGGGCGCGGCGGGATCGCCACCAAGCGGTAGTCGATGTTCCGGAGCTGCGCGGTGTCCGAGAACTGGTGCAGCACCTCGAGGGCGTCGGCGTCGAATCGGCGTACCAGTCGGCCGTCGATCTCCACGCGCGACCCGGGGGGCAACCCTTCGAGTTCGCTCAGGAGGGCCGCCTTGTTGAGGAAGTTCACGTGGTCGTGCAGCTGCCACCGCCGCAGCACGGCACCCGCCGGACTCACCACCGTGAACGGCGGGTTGAGGAGCGTGTCCCGCAGGATGATGAACACGCCCACCGTCATGCCGATCGCGATGCCCACGAGCAAGTCCGTCAGGAGGATCGCCACGATCGTAATCACGTACGGTACCCACTGCGATCGCCCGAGCCGGATCATCGACCGGAGGATCGAGGGATGTGCGAGCTTGTATCCGGTGTGCAACAGGATCGCGGCGAGCGCCGCCAGCGGGATCAGGTTCAGGAACCGGGGGATCACCACCACCGCCACGAGCAGCAACACGCCATGCAGGATCGCCGACCATCGGGTGCGCGCCCCCGCCGAGACATTCGCCGCGGACCGCACGATGACGCCGGTCAGCGGCAGCCCGCCGATCAGCCCTGACAGCGTGTTCCCGATCCCTTGCGCGAGCAGCTCCCGGTTCGGGGGAGCCTCGCGCTTGAAGGGGTCCATCTTGTCCGTCGCCTCCAGGGAGAGCAGCGTCTCCAGCGAGGCGACGATGCCCAGTGTCAGGCCGATGCGCCAGACGGCGCCCGAGGTGATCGCGCCCCACGCCGGGAAGGAGAACTGTTGCATCCACTCCGCCGCGGCGGCCGGGACGGGCAATCCCACCAGGTGCGTCGGCGCGAGCACCCACGACGGAGCGAGCGAGGCGAAGAGCGCATTCAGCCCCGTCCCCAGGACCACCACGGCGAGGGGGGCAGGGAAGAGCCGTACCTTCGCGAGCGGCGTCGCGGCCCAGCCGAAGAGCACGACGAGCGAGACGAGCGCGATGAGCACCGCCCCGGGCTCCATCGCATCGAGCGCGTGCGAGAGGCCGCTGAAGGTGTTCTCCGCATTCGCCTGCCGGAACGTCTCGTCGCCCATGCTGTCGGCGTCGTAGCCGACGGCGTGCGGCAACTGCTTCAGGATCAGCACGAGGCCGATCGCCGAGAGCATCCCCTTGATCACCGCCGAGGGGAAGTAGTAGCCGATGATGCCCGCCCGGATCGCGGCCAGCACCAGTTGCACGCCACCGCCGATCACGACCGCGAGCAGGAACGCGCGATAATCCTTCAGCTCCGTGATCGCGGCGAACACGATCGCGGTCAGGCCGGCCGCAGGGCCGCTCACCATCAGCGCGGAACCGCTCAAGGGGGCGACGACGAGGCCACCGATGATCCCCGCGAGGACGCCGGCGAATGGCGGCGCGCCGGACGCCAGCGCGACGCCCAGACAGAGCGGAAGAGCGACGAGGAACACGACGACGGACGCCGGCGCGTCGTGTCGCCACTGGATCGAATGCGGGTCGGACGGGTGCTCGGGCATGGTCCTCCTCAGACCGGTCGAACAGCTCGATCGGAGCGGGTGTGGATCACGCCTTGCTGGCGTGACGTTCGGATGCGGGGAGACTAGCGGACGGACATATCAAAGTGAAGTGCTCCCGATTGCCCACGCCTTGCGCGCGGCGACGCGCCCTTGGGGTCAGACTCCCAGGCTCAGCTGCACGCTCACCGACGGGCGTGCACCGAGCCAGAACGCCTCTTCGGGAGCGCGCCGCGCCGCCGACCGAACCGGGCCGCGATACCCGGCTCCTCGAAGCGCGGCGCCCACCGCCCGCTCGGCGAGCGCGGGCGTGTTGTTCGTCTCGCTCAGGTGCAGGAGCGTCACGGCCCTGAGCGAGGGACCGGCGAGTTCCGCCGCGAGCGACGCGGACTCCGCATTCCCGATGTGCCCCCGGCCCCCGCGGATGCGCTGCTTGAGCGACGCCGGGTAGGGACCGGCCCGGAGCATCTCGAGGTCGTGGTTCGCTTCGAGGCAAAGGGCGTCGCATCGCGCGAACACGCGCCGCAGTGCCTCCGGGACCGCCCCGAGGTCGTGCGCGACCCCCACGCGGGCACCGCTCGCGGTCGCGGTGATCGCGAATGCCAACGGTGCCGTCGCGTCATGCGGGATGGCGACGGCCTCGATCGAGAACCCGTCGATCACGAGCGTCGTCCCGGGCGCGATCGGCCGACGCCAGCGCGCCTCGATCTCGCGAAGGGTTCCCAGTGTACCGGCGGAACTGATCACCGGCCAGCGCCACTTCTTCTGCGCGCGCTCCGCGCCCTGCGCATGGTCCACGTGCTCGTGCGTGACGAGCAGGGCGCTGATCGATTCCGGTGCGACGTCGATCGCCTTGAGCCGCGTGGCGAGCGCCCGCGGGCCGAATCCGCAGTCGACGAGGATCCGGTGCGCACCGCTCTCGAGCAGCAGGGCGTTCCCGGAGCTCCCGCTGCCGAGTGTCCATCCTCTCATCGACCGCGGCCCTGGCGCGTTGTCAGGCGGACCAGCGCGCCGCGTATGCCGCGGTCAGGCAATCGCGCATCCCCTCGCCGAGCGCGACGTCGCGACGCGCCATCACGCGCTGCGTGACCTCGAGGAACTTGTCGAGCGCGAAGGTGCCCCAGGCCGGCGCCTCGCCCCAGGCGAAGGGGGCGACCGCCTTGGGCGGCATCGCGGTGCCGAAGACGTTCGCCCCGGCCCCCAGCACGCACCCGGTGGTCAGGCGGGTCCCGATGCCCGTCTTCACGTGATCGCCGATCATCGAGCCGAGGAACTGGAGGCCTGTCTCCTCGACCCCCCGAGGTGTCCACAGCTGCACGGTGCCGTACGAGTTCTTGAGGTTACTCGTCACGGTGTTCGCGCCGAGATTCGCCCACCGGCCGATCACCGAGTGGCCGACGAAACCGTCGTGCCCCTTGTTGCAGTGGCCGATCATGATGGTCGAACTGATCTCGCCATTCACCTTCACGCGCTCCCCGATGCTGCAGGCGGCCACGCGCCCGCCGCTCACCGTGGCGCCCTCGCCGATGATGCACGGACCCACGAGACGCGTGAAGGCCTGGACGGTCGCCCCGCGCCGCACGAGCACCGGCCCCGCGGTGGCATCGATCACCACCAACGGTTCGACATGGGCCGAGATGTCGATGTGGACGGGGTGCGCCCCCAGCACCGTCACGTGGGGCGGTACTTCGAGCGTCGCTGGCGACCACGCGAGCGCATCGGAAGTGAGCATGAGGTTCAGATGCCGGATGAGGTCCCACACCTGATCCACCCACCACCCATCCACGGTCGCGTCGGTGCCGGCGGTCTCGATCCCGGACGCGTGGGCGCTCGCGAGCGCGTCGAGGGTCGTGTCACCGGCCGCGATCCGCTCGAGAGGCAACGCGGCGGGCAGTCGGATGGCCGCGACGCGCCCGCCGACGCGGACCACGCGCCTGGCGGCATCGATGCGGGCCGTCAGGACGGGGGCGCACCGCGCATTCACCAGCCAGGTGCCCGGCGCCAGCGGCCCGGACACCGCCGGCGGGGCGTCCAGTTCCTCGAACCGCGCGAGGTGCGCGGCCCCGACGAAGCCCGTGGCGGTCGCGCCGAGCACCTGCTCCCAGCGGCGGCGCGTGATCTCGCCGCCGGTGCGCAACTCGCTCGCGGGGCGGGTGAGCGCGAACGGCTCGAAGGCCCGTGCGGCGCGATCGTCGTAGAGGACCAGAGACATCAGCGGAGGTCGCGCAGGTCCGGGGGGAGTCCCTCGACCAGCGCCTTCAGGTCCGTGGCACGGTCGACGGTCGTGACGAGTGTGACGCCATCGCGCACCACCACCACGAGGTCGCGCACGCCGTAGAGCACGACCGCGCTCCCCTCAGCGTGCACCACGTTCCCGTTCGCATCGCGCGTGATCACGCGCCCGTGGCTCGCGTTCCCGTCCGCGTCATGTGCGCGCACGCGCTGCAGCGCGCTCCACGTCCCCACGTCGTCCCACCCGAAGTCGCCGGCGAGCACGAGCACACGCTGGCTCCGCTCGAGCACCCCGACGTCGATGCTCACGCTCGTCGCCACGGCACCGAAGAAGGCGGCCGCTCCATCAGGGATGCGCGCGAGCGCGCCGGCCAGTTCCGGCGTCACCGCGCGCACCTCGTCGAGCAGGTCCTGGGCGCGCCACGCGAAGATCCCCGAGTTCCAGAGGAAGCCGTCGGCGACCATCTGCGCCGCGCGGGAGCGGTCGGGCTTCTCGACGAATCGCGCCACTCGCCGTGCCCCGTCGGGAAGCGTCTCGCCGGGCTGGATGTAGCCGAAGCCCGGGTCCGGGCGCGACGGGACGATGCCGACGGTCGCGAGCGCCATGCGCGACGCCGCCACCTCCGCCGCGCGAGCGAGGGTCTCGCGGAAGCGCTCGGGGTCCCGGATGGACCAGTCCGCATGTACGCAGAGCATCCGGGCATCGGGGCCGCCGAGGGCGACGACCTGCGCGGCCGCCCAGGTCAGCGCCGCCGCGGTGCCGGCGGGTCGGGGTTCGAGCAGCAGTTGCGACGACGTCAGCCCTGGGAGCGCCGCGAGGATCGGGTCGCGCAATCGCTCGCTCGTGAGGATCAGCACCCGCTCGCGTCCCACGAGCGGCACCAGCCGCTCGACCGTCTCGGAGAGCATCGACTGGGCCGTGATGAGCGGCAGGAGCTGCTTGGGGCGCTCCGGCGTGCTGAGCGGCCAGAAGCGCGAACCGACGCCGCCAGCCAGGACGACGGCGAAGAGTGGCGGCGTCACGAGGTCCCCTCTTTCGTAAGGTCGGCCGCTCGTGCGAGGAGGCGCTTCGGGCTGAACGGCTTGGTCATGAAGTCATCCGCGCCGCGACGCCGGGCTTCGGCCTCGTGGTGATCCTGCCCGGCGGCGGTCAGAATGAGGCAGGGCAGGGAGCGCCACCGCGCATCGGCGCGCACGCGCTCGAGGACCTCGAGTCCGCTCACCAGCGGCATCATCAGGTCGAGGATCAGCAGCCTGATCTGGGGATCCCGCTCGAGCTCCGATAGAGCCTCCGCGCCGTCGTAGACCAGCGTGACGGCGAAGGGACCCTGTTCGAGCTTGGTCTTGATGATCCGTCCGATGTGCGGCTCGTCATCGGCGACGAGCACACGGAGCGGCCCGGTGGCGGCGAGGGAACTCACGGCCGTCGGCGGGGAAGAAGGAACGGTCAGGCCAGCGCCGCGATGTTGGCGCGGTGGCGACGGAGGTCGAACAACAGGGCACCGACGTCCGCCGAGGGCTTGAGGAGGACCAGCAGGACCGCATCAGCGGACATCGCCGCGATCACGGCGGTCCCGCCGACGTGCTCATGGACTGCCGTCATCAGGTGGCCCTGACCGGCGGCGCCGGCCAGTTCGTCGGCGTGGGAGAGGATCGACGGCACGTGCGCCGCGATGCTCTCGGCGTCGAGGCCGGCGTCCGCCAGGTGATCGATCAACAGGCCGTCTCGTCCCAGCACGACGGCGGCATCGATGCCGTCCCGGCGTCGGATGGCCGCGACGAGGTCGCGAATGGTGGGCATCGCCGCTCCGGCAAAGGTTGCCGAAGTGTACCTACCGACAGAGTGAAGTCAAGCAGGTTTCGCTTGTCGCGTTCCCCCTCATCCCGTTAGCTTCCAGCACTGTGACGACCTTCCCGAATCACCTCGCGCGGCGCTCGCGCCGCGGCCTCATCGTCTCGACCCTCGCCCTCCTCGCGGGGGCCGTCGGCTGTGACGACCCGTTCAAGATCACGGCGCAGTACCCGAACGTGGACGTCACGTTCGAGCTGTGGGCGCTCGACGGTGCGCCCGCCAGCTACCCGACGGCTGTGCTCGTTCCGCAGGCGACGGCGGTGCGACTCGACGCGGCAGGCTCCTTCGACCTCGCCTTCGACATCGATGCGAGCGGGCGTGTGACCGTTCTCCCGGTCGGAACGGTCGTCTCGCCGATCTCCGGGACGCGCGTGATCGAGTTCCAGCGTGGTGTCGGGACATACAACACGATCGTCGAGGCGCCGAAGTCGGGGTGGCAGGCGGACAGTGCCCTCACGGTCAATGAGGGCCAGTCGTTCCTCGTGAAGGTCAACACGCTTTACTGCCAGTACGACCTCCAACAGGTCGTGTATGCCAAGTTCGTGGTCGACTCGGTCATCCCTGCCGAGCGTCGGATGAAGCTCTCTGCGCGCATCAACCCGAACTGCGGCTTCCGGTCCTTCCTGAGCGGCGTCCCGGAGTTCTGATCGTGCACGACCTGCGCCTGATCCGGGACCAGATCGAACAGCTGCGCGATGGCATGCGCCGCCGCGGCAAGCTCGCCCAGTACGCTGGGGACATCGACGAAGCCGAGCGTCTCGACAAGGCGCGCCGGGCGGCCATAACGGCCGTCGAGGAGAAGAAGGCGCGCCGAAACGCCGTGACGCAGGAGGTCGGCCGGCTCAAGAAGGCGAAGGCGGATGCCGAGGCCCAACTCGCGGAGTCGCGCGCGCTGGGCGAGGAGATCGCGCGCATCGAGGCGGAACTCGCACCGTTGCAGGCGCGCCTCGACGAACTGCTCCTCGGCATCCCCAACATCCCGCTCGGGGACGTGCCGGAGGGGGACGAGTCGCAGAACCGCGTCGTCCGCACCTGGGGGGAGCCGAGGGCCGCCGAGAGCGTTCGGCCGCACTGGGAGGTGGGCGCGCAACTCGGGCTGCTAGACCTCGAGCGTGGCGCGAAGGTCGCTGGGTCGGGCTTCATCGTCTATCGCGGCAAGGGCGCGCGGATGATCCGCAGCTTCATGAACGCGATGCTCGACCTCCACACCGGCGAGTTCGGGTACGAAGAGGTCTGGGTCCCGGTCGTCGTGAACCGTGCCTCGATGATCGGCACCGGCCAGCTCCCCAAGTTCGAGGACGACATGTACGCGCTCCGGGACGAGGAGCTGTTCCTCATCCCGACGGCCGAGGTGCCGGTCACGAATCTCTATCGCGACGAGATCCTCTCGGCGGAGGAGCTCCCCAAGGCGCTCTGCGCCTACAGCCCCTGCTTCCGTCGCGAGGCGGGCTCGGCGGGCAAGGACACGCGCGGCGTCCTCCGTGTGCACGAGTTCGACAAGGTCGAACTGGTGCGCTACGCGACGCCGGAGCAGTCCGAGGCGGAGCTCGAGAAGCTCCTCGGACACGCCGAGTCGGTGCTCCAGCGCCTTGGTCTGCCGTATCGGGTGGTGCTCCTCGCGGCCGGCGACACCGGATTCTCGAGTGCCAAGACGTACGACCTCGAGGTCTTCGCTCCCGGGGTGGGGAAGTGGCTCGAGGTCTCGAGCTGCTCGGTCTTCACCGACTTCCAGGCGCGACGCGCGAACATCCGGTATCGCCCGTCCGCGGGGGAAAAGCCGAGGTTCGTGCACACACTGAATGGCTCGGGGCTGGCCTTCCCGCGGATCTTCGCCGCGATACTCGAGCACTATCAGCAGCCGGACGGCACCATCGTCGTCCCCGAGGCGCTGCGCCCGTTGCTGGGCGTGGACCGCCTCGCGTGACGAGTCGCCTCAATCCCGCCCAGCAGGCCGCGGTCGAGCACCACGAGGGGCCGCTCCTTGTGGTTGCCGGCGCCGGTTCCGGCAAGACCCGCGTCCTGACGGCGCGCATCGCCCGCCTCATCGACGTGCACGCCGTCCCGCCGCAGGCGATCCTCGCGGTGACGTTCACCAACAAGGCGGCCGGCGAGATG is a window encoding:
- a CDS encoding type III pantothenate kinase, whose product is MLLVADVGNTETTLGLCHGEVVTDHWRITTDAQRTPDEVLLVLRGLLKANNVPLEQVTASAIGSVVPGVTGALVEAAAKLTGNQPVVVDARSKLGITLAVDEPMTVGADRIINTLAASRIYRVDCIVVDLGTATTYDCITADGVFLGGVIQPGVRTSAETLFRRTSKLPATELVAPRKAIGTRTEECIRAGVVFGAADSLDGIVRRIKRDWPRDQVPKVVATGGLAAVIKPYCSEIELIEPDLTLHGLRMAYDLLTSR
- a CDS encoding biotin--[acetyl-CoA-carboxylase] ligase, which produces MTWLGLDGVTLAARLGLPRVEAVGVLGSTMDAAHELAAGGAPAGTLVVAEEQSAGRGRGGRVWTSGPGAGLWMTLVERPRSADGIDVLSLRVGLRLAPVLERWTVAPIRLKWPNDLYVDRRKLAGVLIEARWRGAHPDWVAIGLGLNLVAPPDLAAAALLGARAETVLAEVVPALRAAAFAHGPLSTGELAEFARRDLAMGQRVSSPAEGLVRGISSAGELLVETDSGITPHRAGSLVFAIS
- a CDS encoding ankyrin repeat domain-containing protein, whose protein sequence is MSSRPFAGPADLVLRAITSPRDGDRAAARAKAREALGRAAREATASLHLAAALGDAVTVRAALASGTTAPTGLGGPFQWDPLTYLCFSTFLDAPDRPDRDFVDAASALLEAGADANTGFRDPKADPGTDFRSALYGAAALAGHLELARLLLAHGADPNDDEVAYHTPEGYENGPMHALVESGRCTPDTLATLLLRKCDWHDVRGVRWLLDHGADATRPTRWSPSILHHALARDNDLEIVQSLLDHGADPHRAFHDVDAVTLAARLGRGDVLDAMARRGIQLRITGGDALLAACARGHAPAVRTIVETMPAAVDAVHAMSAAVLVRFAANGNSTGLRLLLELGLPVDARFGPGYGYYDLAPLCTALHAAAWRSRPAAVRALLAAGADPNARDGRDRTPLMLAVKACTDSYWTDRRTPESVEALLRAGATAEGITLPCGYDRVDALFSGS
- the groES gene encoding co-chaperone GroES, whose product is MAAKTAAANKVAPLSDRVVVKAIEETEQMRGGLYIPDTAKEKPQQGEVIAVGPGRTEDGKRVPMEVKAGDKVLYGKYSGTEVTIEGEQLLILRESDILAVVN
- the groL gene encoding chaperonin GroEL (60 kDa chaperone family; promotes refolding of misfolded polypeptides especially under stressful conditions; forms two stacked rings of heptamers to form a barrel-shaped 14mer; ends can be capped by GroES; misfolded proteins enter the barrel where they are refolded when GroES binds), which produces MAAKELHFNVDARAALKRGVDQLAEAVKVTLGPKGRNVVIDKKFGAPTVTKDGVTVAKEIELADPIENMGAQMVKEVATKTSDLAGDGTTTATVLAQAIFREGLKNVTAGANPMAIKRGVDKAVSAIVEELKKLSVPTSGKKEIAQVGTISANNDPEIGNLISEAMEKVGKDGVITVEEAKGLETTLETVDGMQFDRGYLSPYFITDPEKMEAVLEDAYILIHDKKIGSMKDLLPVLEKVAQTGKPLLIIAEDIEGEALATIVVNKLRGTLRVCAVKAPGFGDRRKAMLEDIAVLTKGNVISEEVGFKLENAVITDLGRAKRIVVDKDNTTVIDGHGDDDKIKGRIKEIEVAVEKSTSDYDKEKLQERKAKLAGGVAVINVGAATESEMKEKKARVEDALHATRAAVEEGIVPGGGVALIRAQAALKGIKLDHDEQIGVDIIRRAVEEPIRMIVQNAGGEGSIVVEKVRASKDKNFGYNAFSDTYEDLVLAGVIDPTKVTRTALQNAASIASLLLTTECLIVEKKEKESAAPAAPGGGMGGMY